In Humulus lupulus chromosome 6, drHumLupu1.1, whole genome shotgun sequence, a single genomic region encodes these proteins:
- the LOC133782872 gene encoding sugar transport protein 7 — MAGGSFAGLAMERADQYQGKVTSYVIIACLVAAIGGSIFGYDIGISGGVTSMDPFLSRFFYEVYKNKKSAHENNYCKYNSQKLSAFTSSLYLAGLVATLVASPVTRNYGRRASIICGGISFFVGAVLNAFAVNMAMLLLGRILLGVGIGFGNQAVPLYLSEMAPAHLRGGLNMMFQLATTLGIFTANMVNYGTQNLDEWGWRLSLGLAAVPAFMMTVGGIFLPETPNSLVERKSKDKGREVLERIRGTTNVDAEFQDIVDASEIANSIENPFRNIFEKRNRPQLVMAIFLPMFQILTGINSILFYAPVLFQTMGFGREASLYASAITGAVLASSTLISMATVDRLGRRVLLISGGITMVVCQVVVAIILGVKFGVNQELSKGYSILVVIVICLFVLAFGWSWGPLGWTIPSEIFPLETRSAGQSITVAVNLLFTFIIAQSFLSLLCALKFGIFLFFSGWITLMTIFVFVFLPETKGVPIEEMTFLWRKHWFWKRMVSAY, encoded by the exons ATGGCAGGTGGGTCTTTTGCAGGTTTGGCCATGGAGAGAGCAGATCAGTACCAAGGAAAGGTCACCTCCTATGTTATCATCGCCTGTCTTGTTGCGGCCATTGGAGGGTCGATATTTGGCTATGATATTGGGATTTCAG GAGGAGTTACATCAATGGATCCATTTCTTTCCCGCTTCTTTTATGAAGTGTACAAAAACAAGAAATCAGCTCATGAAAACAACTACTGCAAGTACAACAGCCAAAAGCTTTCAGCATTCACCTCCTCTCTTTACCTAGCCGGTTTGGTGGCGACACTGGTGGCGTCTCCAGTTACCAGAAACTACGGGCGGCGGGCTAGCATAATCTGCGGCGGAATCAGCTTCTTTGTTGGTGCTGTTCTAAATGCCTTTGCTGTCAACATGGCAATGCTCCTCTTGGGTAGAATCTTGCTTGGTGTTGGAATTGGGTTTGGAAATCAG gCAGTTCCACTGTACCTATCAGAAATGGCGCCGGCTCATCTGAGAGGAGGGTTGAACATGATGTTTCAGCTGGCGACCACGCTCGGAATCTTCACAGCAAACATGGTCAACTACGGCACCCAAAATCTCGACGAATGGGGCTGGAGACTCTCCCTAGGGTTAGCAGCGGTGCCGGCATTCATGATGACCGTCGGAGGCATCTTCCTCCCGGAGACCCCAAACAGCTTGGTGGAGCGAAAATCCAAAGACAAAGGGCGAGAAGTGCTGGAGAGGATTCGAGGGACCACGAACGTGGACGCTGAGTTCCAAGACATCGTCGACGCGAGCGAGATCGCCAATTCGATCGAGAATCCGTTCCGGAATATATTCGAGAAGAGGAATCGACCTCAGCTTGTCATGGCGATCTTCTTACCCATGTTTCAAATCTTGACGGGGATTAACTCGATCCTGTTCTATGCTCCGGTTCTGTTTCAGACTATGGGGTTTGGTAGAGAAGCTTCGTTATATGCTTCGGCCATTACTGGAGCTGTTCTTGCTTCTTCGACGTTGATTTCAATGGCGACCGTTGATCGATTGGGACGTAGGGTTTTGCTCATCAGTGGCGGAATAACGATGGTCGTATGTCAG GTGGTAGTGGCGATAATCTTAGGAGTGAAGTTCGGAGTCAACCAGGAACTCTCAAAGGGCTACTCCATACTGGTTGTGATTGTGATTTGTCTATTTGTTTTGGCCTTCGGATGGTCATGGGGGCCATTGGGGTGGACCATACCAAGTGAGATTTTTCCATTGGAGACTCGGTCAGCTGGACAGAGCATTACAGTGGCAGTGAACTTGCTCTTCACGTTCATAATAGCTCAGTCTTTCCTCTCTCTACTCTGCGCCCTCAAGTTTGGGATATTCCTCTTCTTTTCTGGGTGGATTACTCTGATGACtatctttgtttttgttttcttgcCTGAAACTAAAGGAGTACCCATTGAAGAGATGACCTTCTTGTGGAGAAAGCACTGGTTTTGGAAGAGAATGGTGTCTGCTTATTGA
- the LOC133782871 gene encoding pentatricopeptide repeat-containing protein At2g37320, producing the protein MAFTCTSDLHLCFWKKLSYVLLQIKLPCLRSFSSRNSTRRFERRRSLDKALRVLDFIRPKTSAVCHDHREGHLRLIKDILHPASEQLRSQRLSIDFGFPGSGSSDKIIDGFDKVLESTSVFHQPSGGSLRIDATVLSSVLSSCAFKRDHRVGVQYHCVAIKLGFVENVYVGSSLVSLYSKCNELDNAYRIFLEMPMRNVVSWTAIINGFAQEWQIDVCLELFHSMRMSNLRPNDFTFASLLSACSGSGALGQGKSVHCQTIQMGFDSHIHISNSLISLYCKCGTIKDAFYIFSTLNTKDIVSWNSMLVGYAQHGHAWQAIGLFEEMKKQNVKADAITFLGVLSACRHVGLVEEGRLYFNLMVEHGVEPELDHYSCVVDLLGRAGLLEAAKNVIAGMPFPPNAVIWGSLLSSSRLHRSVWFGIEAAQSKLSLEPSCAATYLQLANLYASVGCWDHAASIRKLMKDKGLKTSPGYSWIEINNVVYKFRVEDRSNTRMVDVLSFLDSLSDHMGTDYDPKMREEDIHLSHLLYYEDCFVK; encoded by the coding sequence ATGGCTTTTACGTGTACCTCTGATCTTCACTTGTGTTTTTGGAAGAAACTTTCTTATGTGTTGCTGCAAATAAAATTACCATGCTTAAGGTCGTTCTCTTCTCGTAATTCCACTCGTAGATTTGAAAGAAGGAGAAGTTTAGATAAGGCACTCAGAGTTCTCGACTTCATTAGGCCCAAAACCAGTGCTGTATGTCATGATCATCGTGAAGGCCATCTTCGCCTTATTAAGGATATTTTGCACCCAGCTTCAGAACAACTTAGGTCCCAACGTCTGAGCATTGATTTTGGTTTTCCTGGTTCAGGTTCATCGGACAAGATAATTGATGGGTTTGATAAGGTACTTGAATCTACTTCTGTTTTTCATCAACCTAGCGGTGGGAGTTTGAGGATTGATGCAACTGTTTTGTCATCTGTCTTGAGTTCTTGTGCATTCAAACGCGATCATCGTGTTGGTGTTCAGTATCATTGTGTAGCAATTAAACTTGGGTTtgttgaaaatgtgtatgttggAAGTTCTTTAGTCAGTTTGTATAGCAAATGCAATGAGTTAGACAATGCTTATAGAATTTTTCTAGAAATGCCTATGAGAAATGTAGTTTCATGGACAGCTATTATTAACGGCTTTGCACAAGAGTGGCAGATTGATGTTTGCTTGGAGCTTTTCCACTCAATGAGGATGTCAAACTTGAGACCTAATGATTTCACTTTCGCAAGTCTTCTAAGTGCTTGCTCGGGTAGTGGGGCCCTTGGACAAGGGAAGAGTGTCCATTGTCAAACAATTCAAATGGGGTTTGATTCCCACATTCACATTTCTAACTCTCTCATCTCATTGTATTGCAAATGTGGAACTATTAAAGATGCTTTTTACATATTTAGTACTTTAAATACCAAAGATATTGTATCGTGGAACTCCATGTTAGTAGGGTATGCTCAACATGGGCATGCTTGGCAGGCGATTGGTCTGTTTGAAGAAATGAAGAAGCAAAATGTGAAAGCTGATGCCATCACCTTTCTCGGTGTCCTCTCTGCGTGCCGACATGTGGGTCTTGTTGAAGAAGGTCGACTCTATTTCAATTTGATGGTTGAACATGGTGTAGAGCCAGAACTAGATCACTATTCATGTGTTGTTGATCTTCTTGGTCGAGCTGGGTTATTGGAAGCGGCTAAAAATGTCATTGCAGGGATGCCTTTTCCTCCAAATGCTGTTATTTGGGGATCTTTGCTTTCGTCCAGCCGGCTTCATAGGAGTGTATGGTTTGGGATTGAGGCTGCACAGAGTAAGCTATCACTGGAACCAAGCTGTGCTGCAACCTACCTGCAATTGGCAAACCTCTATGCTAGCGTTGGATGCTGGGATCATGCAGCTAGCATTCGAAAACTGATGAAAGATAAAGGGCTGAAAACAAGTCCCGGTTATAGTTGGATTGAAATTAACAATGTTGTCTACAAATTTAGAGTTGAAGATAGGTCAAACACCAGAATGGTTGATGTTCTTTCATTTTTAGACAGTTTGTCAGACCACATGGGGACGGACTATGATCCTAAAATGCGTGAGGAAGATATACATCTTTCTCATTTGCTCTATTATGAAGATTGCTTTGTTAAGTAG
- the LOC133784366 gene encoding uncharacterized protein LOC133784366: MDGGRRFEEEWSKPNCDCGFQCVLRTTWTLNNSTRRFYGCPRYKRNEVDGCGFIRWVDPPSFPVHGERFKEEIRGFLKRLEEMEDNVKQLQIMAEKREEELGSILKMLRDLKSGVCFCVGIFSCVLYILVMLFIS; the protein is encoded by the exons ATGGATGGTGGTCGAAGGTTTGAAGAAGAATGGAGTAAACCCAATTGTGATTGTGGGTTTCAGTGTGTACTACGCACTACTTGGACATTGAACAATTCTACTAGAAGGTTCTATGGCTGCCCAAGATACAAG AGGAATGAGGTTGATGGGTGTGGATTTATCAGATGGGTGGACCCTCCATCATTCCCTGTACATGGTGAAAGGTTTAAGGAGGAAATAAGAGGGTTTTTGAAAAGGTTAGAGGAGATGGAAGATAATGTTAAGCAACTACAGATTATGGctgaaaaaagagaagaagaactTGGTTCAATATTGAAGATGTTAAGAGATTTGAAATCTGGTGTTTGTTTTTGTGTTGGAATATTTTCGTGTGTTTTGTATATCTTAGTTATGTTGTTTATTTCTTAA